One segment of Gordonia crocea DNA contains the following:
- a CDS encoding Mur ligase family protein translates to MGARGVGHIATLCEIASPTVGVLTRVEAVHRENFGSLEAVAQTKGEWSSRFRPPVSPCSNADDENVAAMATRTAARVLTYSAAGASADLTAAGRRARR, encoded by the coding sequence ATGGGGGCCCGCGGGGTCGGGCACATCGCCACGCTGTGCGAGATCGCGTCGCCGACGGTGGGCGTGCTGACCCGCGTCGAGGCGGTGCACCGGGAAAACTTCGGTTCCCTCGAGGCGGTGGCACAGACCAAGGGGGAGTGGTCGAGTCGCTTCCGGCCTCCGGTGTCGCCGTGCTCAAACGCCGACGACGAGAACGTCGCCGCGATGGCCACGCGCACCGCCGCGCGGGTGTTGACCTATAGCGCAGCCGGCGCGTCGGCCGATCTCACCGCGGCCGGACGTCGTGCTCGACGATGA